The Neurospora crassa OR74A linkage group IV, whole genome shotgun sequence genome has a segment encoding these proteins:
- a CDS encoding secreted glucosidase yields MGAFCLVLATGLALLSGTYAAEPPVHEWGQGTGYHVHLPKGFKKALFIENFALYVPGSLPSTSKWAFDLGTSYPGGPEGWGTGEVQTYTASTDNIVITTSGTLQITPVKDPVTGNWTSSRIETVAARDIVCPPGQAIRIEAWIKLGDLPVSKQLGIWPAFWMMSSAYRGNYWNWPMVGEIDILENVNGASAAWQTIHCGKTAPGPCNEYTGITNKAAHRWSGFHRFSVDIDRTNPGGSWKEEQIVWRIDGKAVFTVKGSRVDDEKAWTALTRTPKYILLNVAVGGSFPDVLANPSLERTPNNATVGGEGSAMEVRYVAVFST; encoded by the coding sequence ATGGGTGCTTTCTGTCTGGTCTTGGCCACTGGTCTTGCTCTCCTCAGCGGAACGTATGCTGCAGAACCACCGGTCCATGAATGGGGTCAAGGAACCGGGTATCACGTCCACCTTCCCAAGGGATTCAAGAAGGCACTTTTTATTGAGAACTTCGCCCTGTACGTGCCCGGTTCCCTTCCTTCTACCTCCAAATGGGCCTTCGACTTGGGCACATCCTATCCCGGTGGTCCGGAGGGCTGGGGCACCGGCGAAGTCCAGACCTACACCGCCTCCACCGACAACATCGTCATCACTACTTCCGGAACACTCCAAATCACACCGGTCAAAGACCCAGTAACGGGTAATTGGACATCCTCCCGGATCGAGACTGTCGCAGCTAGAGATATTGTCTGTCCTCCTGGCCAGGCGATCCGAATCGAGGCCTGGATCAAGCTCGGCGACCTCCCTGTCAGCAAGCAGCTTGGTATCTGGCCTGCATTCTGGATGATGAGTTCAGCGTACCGAGGCAACTACTGGAACTGGCCGATGGTTGGCGAAATCGACATTCTAGAGAACGTCAACGGCGCGTCGGCAGCGTGGCAGACAATACACTGCGGGAAAACTGCGCCGGGCCCGTGCAATGAGTATACGGGGATCACCAATAAGGCGGCGCACCGCTGGAGTGGGTTTCATAGGTTCTCGGTGGACATTGATCGAACGAACCCTGGCGGGAGttggaaggaggagcagatcGTGTGGAGGATTGATGGGAAGGCCGTGTTCACTGTAAAGGGGAGCCGGGTCGATGACGAGAAGGCTTGGACGGCGCTTACGCGAACTCCCAAGTACATTTTGCTCAACGTTGCTGTGGGAGGCTCGTTTCCAGATGTCTTGGCGAATCCGAGCTTGGAGAGGACGCCAAATAATGCGACGGTTGGAGGGGAGGGGTCGGCGATGGAAGTGAGATATGTGGCTGTCTTCAGTACCTGA